tcatttccttctccaatgcatgaaagtgaaaagtgaaagtgaagtcgctcagtcatgcctgactctgtgcgaccccatggactgcagcccaccagactcctccgtccatgggattttccaggcaagagtactggaatggggtgccattgccttttggTTACTAACTCCACCCAAGTCCCCTTCTACTTCATCCTCATGGGCATGGGCATCTTCTATACCTGGATTTCCATCCCATTCTGCTGTCTCTACACTATCTCTACTGCAGGCAACACCACCTTACTGGCTGTCATCAGGGCAGAGCCCTCTCTGCATGAGCCCATGTACTTGTTTCTTCCCATGTTGGCCCTAACAGACCTGGGACTTAGCCTCACTGCTTTGCCTACACTGATGAGGATCCTCTGGTTCAATGCCTCAGATTTCAGCTTTGAGGCTTGCTTTATTCAGTTCTTTTTCCTCCATGGATTCTCCTTTATGGAATCTTCTGTGTTGTCGGCCATGTCTTTTGGCCACCACGTGGCCATTTGCCACCCCCTCCATTATTTTTCCATCCTCACCAAGAAGGCAATCTGCAGAATAGGTCTAGCCATCATTTGCCACTATCTTCTGGATGTTCTTCCTACGTTGTTCCTGTTGAAAAGGCTCCCCTTTTATGGCTCCCCTCATCTCTCGCACTCCTACTGCCTCCATCAAGACATTATTCACCTGGTGTGTGCTGACACCACTACAAATAATGGGTATGGATTTGTTCTAGCTCTGCTTATTATCATACTGGACCCCTTGCTCACCGTGCTGTCCTATGCACTCATCCTGGGACACGTCCTCAGAATTGCCTCCCCGGTTGAAAGGCCCTAGGCCCTCAATAACTGTCTGTCCCACATTGtggctgtttttgtcctttacaTATACCCATGGTTGGTGTGTCCATGACTCACCGCTTTGCCAAGCATGCTCCCCGAGTTGTACATGTCAGTATGGCCAGTGTCTATGTACTAGCACCTCCTGTGATGAACCCCATTATCTACAGTGTTAAAACCAAACAGATCCGTTGAAGGatctt
This genomic window from Bubalus bubalis isolate 160015118507 breed Murrah chromosome 16, NDDB_SH_1, whole genome shotgun sequence contains:
- the LOC102398350 gene encoding olfactory receptor 51Q1-like is translated as MGMGIFYTWISIPFCCLYTISTAGNTTLLAVIRAEPSLHEPMYLFLPMLALTDLGLSLTALPTLMRILWFNASDFSFEACFIQFFFLHGFSFMESSVLSAMSFGHHVAICHPLHYFSILTKKAICRIGLAIICHYLLDVLPTLFLLKRLPFYGSPHLSHSYCLHQDIIHLVCADTTTNNGYGFVLALLIIILDPLLTVLSYALILGHVLRIASPVERP